A single region of the Brassica rapa cultivar Chiifu-401-42 chromosome A03, CAAS_Brap_v3.01, whole genome shotgun sequence genome encodes:
- the LOC103855672 gene encoding fasciclin-like arabinogalactan protein 17, with protein sequence MDRRIYGGSAVANLILFLLFFSSSSSALSKNPNPSSGSGQINSNSVLVALLDSRYTELSELVEKALLLQTLEDAVGRHNITIFAPRNEALERDLDPEFKRFLLEPGNLKSLQTLLMFHIIPTRVGSDQWPSEDPGRVKHITLANDHLHLIKGDGKKMVDSAAIIRPDDLTRPDGLIHGIERLLIPRSVQEDFNRRRSLRSISAVLPEGAPEVDPRTNRLKKKPAPAPAGSPPALPIKSAMAPGPSLAPAPAPGPGGKRHHFDGEAQVKDFIHTLLHYGGYNEMADILVNLTSLATEMGRLVSEGYVLTVLAPNDEAMAKLTTDQLSEPGAPEQIVYYHIIPEYQTEESMYNSVRRFGKVKFDTLRFPHKVAAKEADGSVKFGDGERSAYLFDPDIFTDGRISVQGIDGVLFPEMEEVVESVKKPVKKVVQPRRGKLLEVACRMLGAIGKDASYFTKCR encoded by the exons ATGGATCGCCGTATCTACGGTGGCTCCGCCGTCGCTAATCTCattctcttcctcctcttcttctcctcctcctcatctgCATTATCCAAGAACCCGAATCCCTCATCCGGTTCGGGTCAGATCAACTCCAACTCCGTCCTCGTAGCTCTCCTCGACTCTCGTTACACAGAGCTCTCGGAGCTAGTCGAGAAGGCTCTCCTCCTTCAGACACTCGAAGACGCCGTCGGTCGCCACAACATCACTATCTTCGCCCCTCGCAACGAAGCTCTGGAGCGTGACCTCGACCCGGAGTTCAAGCGCTTCTTGCTCGAGCCAGGCAATCTCAAATCTCTCCAAACACTCCTCATGTTCCACATTATCCCCACCCGGGTCGGGTCGGACCAATGGCCCTCCGAGGACCCGGGTCGGGTCAAACACATTACGTTAGCGAACGATCATCTCCATTTGATCAAAGGAGACGGCAAAAAGATGGTGGACTCCGCCGCAATAATCCGACCCGATGACTTGACCCGACCCGACGGGTTGATCCACGGCATCGAACGGCTCCTCATCCCCCGCTCCGTGCAAGAGGATTTCAACCGCCGCCGCAGCCTTCGATCAATCTCCGCCGTGTTACCGGAAGGAGCTCCGGAGGTCGACCCGAGAACCAACCGTCTCAAGAAGAAACCCGCTCCGGCACCGGCCGGATCCCCACCGGCTCTCCCGATCAAATCCGCAATGGCTCCCGGTCCATCGCTAGCTCCGGCGCCGGCGCCGGGACCGGGAGGCAAGCGCCACCACTTCGACGGCGAAGCTCAGGTCAAAGACTTCATCCACACGCTGCTGCATTACGGCGGCTACAACGAGATGGCGGACATTCTCGTGAACCTGACGTCGCTCGCGACGGAGATGGGTCGGTTGGTGTCGGAAGGTTACGTGTTGACGGTTCTTGCTCCGAATGACGAGGCCATGGCGAAGCTGACTACGGATCAGCTGAGCGAGCCTGGAGCTCCGGAGCAGATCGTGTATTACCATATTATACCCGAGTATCAGACGGAGGAGAGTATGTATAACTCTGTGAGGAGGTTTGGGAAGGTGAAGTTCGATACGCTGCGTTTTCCTCATAAGGTTGCGGCTAAGGAGGCTGATGGTTCGGTTAAGTTTGGGGACGGTGAGAGGTCGGCGTATTTGTTTGATCCGGACATTTTTACGGACGGTCGGATTTCGGTTCAGGGGATTGATGGTGTTTTGTTCCCTGAAATGGAGGAGGTTGTCGAATCGGTTAAGAAACCGGTTAAGAAAGTTGTTCAACCGAGAAGAG GAAAACTTTTGGAAGTAGCTTGTAGAATGCTTGGTGCTATTGGCAAGGACGCTTCTTATTTCACCAAATGCCGGTAA